One genomic window of Ziziphus jujuba cultivar Dongzao chromosome 4, ASM3175591v1 includes the following:
- the LOC132803593 gene encoding probable leucine-rich repeat receptor-like protein kinase At1g35710 has translation MAYYNSIFSVVVALLATTFFCSYSANSNVSSVAVEQEAKALLQAGWWTHDSLDTSTPSPCNFSGVTCNRFGSITHISLLHNSKVQKNLGRFLNSSSFPNLVHLDLAEAGLVGSIPPEIGTLSKLTYLSLSNNNLTGDLPLSLGNLSQLLRLDISYNHINGSISPQLGKLSNLGVLNLSSNQINGRMPPTPGLLFNLTHLDISSNQIKGELPRSLTSLDKLVSLSLSSNELNGTLPSTLDQLTKLTTLSLGWNQINGKVPPELGNLRNIQSLDLDGNMFNGPLPSTLGHLINLTHLSFYGNQINGSIPPQIWNLTNLTYLDLSGNMFIGQLPSALGQLTNLSTLYLNSNQFSGSIPLDIGKLVNLQTLWLANNMFTGPLPSTLLHLTNLNSLYLSYNQLNRSIPSEIGKLVSLQTLLLSSNMFTGSIPQEVGNLKNLTYLSLWNNNLTGPIPSAICNLTKLESL, from the coding sequence ATGGCATACTACAATTCCATTTTCAGTGTTGTAGTAGCCTTGTTGGCTACCACTTTCTTCTGCAGCTATTCGGCTAACTCCAATGTATCAAGTGTAGCTGTGGAGCAAGAAGCAAAGGCTCTGCTGCAAGCTGGGTGGTGGACTCATGACTCACTCGACACCAGCACTCCGTCTCCTTGCAACTTCTCTGGTGTTACTTGCAATCGCTTTGGAAGCATTACTCATATTTCTCTACTTCACAATTCCAAGGTGCAAAAAAATCTTGGCAGATTTCTTAACAGCTCTTCTTTCCCAAATTTAGTCCATCTTGATCTTGCAGAGGCTGGACTCGTTGGGAGCATCCCACCAGAAATAGGTACGCTTTCAAAGCTCACGTACCTGAGCCTCTCCAACAATAATCTTACAGGTGATTTACCTCTTTCACTTGGAAACCTCTCCCAGTTGTTGAGGCTTGACATTTCTTATAATCATATCAACGGTTCCATTTCTCCTCAATTAGGAAAATTGAGCAATCTCGGTGTCTTAAATTTGAGCTCCAACCAAATCAATGGTCGAATGCCTCCAACACCTGGTCTTTTATTCAACCTCACTCACCTGGATATTTCTAGCAACCAAATCAAAGGTGAGTTGCCTCGTTCATTAACAAGCCTTGATAAGTTAGTTTCCTTGTCCCTGTCTAGTAACGAGCTCAATGGAACACTCCCATCAACTCTGGACCAATTAACCAAACTAACTACTCTGTCACTTGGCTGGAATCAAATAAATGGTAAAGTTCCTCCAGAATTAGGAAACCTAAGGAACATTCAAAGTCTAGACCTTGATGGGAACATGTTTAATGGACCACTCCCTTCAACTTTGGGTCACCTTATCAATTTAACTCATTTATCATTTTATGgcaaccaaatcaatggttCAATCCCTCCACAAATATGGAATTTAACAAACCTTACTTATCTAGACCTAAGCGGTAATATGTTCATCGGCCAACTACCTTCAGCTCTGGGTCAATTAACTAATTTGTCCACACTGTATCTTAATTCAAACCAGTTTAGTGGATCCATCCCTTTAGACATAGGAAAGCTAGTCAACCTGCAAACTCTATGGTTAGCTAACAATATGTTCACTGGACCATTGCCTTCAACATTGCTTCATTTAACCAATTTGAATAGTTTGTATCTTTCCTACAACCAGTTGAACAGATCCATCCCTTCAGAAATAGGAAAGCTAGTCAGCCTTCAAACTCTGTTGTTGTCTTCTAATATGTTCACTGGATCCATCCCCCAAGAAGTTGGAAATCTAAAAAATCTTACCTATTTGTCTCTTTGGAATAACAACTTAACAGGTCCAATTCCTTCAGCTATTTGTAATTTAACCAAACTGGAAAGCCTGTAG